The following nucleotide sequence is from Aneurinibacillus soli.
CTACAAAAAAAAGCTCCCGTGATGGGAGCCTTTTCTACAAGCAGATAACTAGATCCATTTGTTAATTGTTTTTTCGTATTCATGCAGATCTGCTTGATTGAACCAGAGGCTGATTTCGCGCTCAGCTGTTTCTGGTGCATCAGAACCGTGAATGATGTTCATGCCCATGCTGATACCAAAATCACCACGGATTGTGCCTGGTGCTGCTTCAGCTGGATTTGTTTTGCCCATCATGTTACGAGCTGTCGCGATTACATTCTCGCCTTCCCATACCATTGCGAATACCGCACCGGATGTGATGAAATCAACGAGTTCACCAAAGAACGGCTTTGCGTTATGCTCTGCATAATGCTCTTCTGCCAGTTCACGTGGCACGTTCATCAGTTTCGCACCAATCAGGTGAAAACCTTTACGCTCGAATCGATTCATAATTTCGCCGATCAGATTACGTTGAACTGCATCCGGCTTTGCCATAATAAATGTACGTTGCTTTGCCATATATACCAAACCTCCAATTGTTTTGTAAACCCATGAATTATGTATCATGCACATATGCACGCATCGAAAATTTTAGCAAAAATACAGGCACTTTGCAAGCTTGTCAAAATTTACGTTCACCAATAAAGCGAGCAATCTTGCCCAGTGCGTCCCGATCACGCCCGGCCGGAAGCCCGTCAAGCGCTGCTAGTGCCCGATCAAGGTAACGCTCGGCCAGACGCTGTGTAAACGCAAGCCCTTCCCCATTACGGACAAATTCAATCACTCGCTCGATCTGCGCGGGATCTTCTGCCAGACGATGGAACTCATCCGCATGCGTACTCTGCTTATGCATATAAAGTGCTGGAAGTGTAATGTTTCCCTGCCGCAGGTCGCTTCCTGCCGGCTTGCCAAGCGTTTTCTCATCGCCGGTAAAATCGAGAATGTCATCTGTAATTTGGAACGCCATCCCGACATTGTAGCCATATAAGTACAGACTACGTACAGCTGAATCTGGCGCACCCGTAGCAATCGCTCCGAGTTGGCAGCTGACTGCGATTAGCAGGGCTGTCTTACGTCGAATACGGCGCAAATAATGACGCAGACCTTGATCCCAATTATTAAAATCTCGAATCTGTTCAATTTCCCCGATGCTCATCTCCACAATCGCCCGCGACAGAATGCGGTGAATGCGTGGGTCAGTCAGCTCAGCTGCAATCATAAGCGCCCGGGCAAAAATATAGTCCCCGGTATACATCGCAATCTTATTGTCCCATTTCGCTTTTACGGTCGGCTTGCCACGGCGCAATTCTGCATCATCAATGACATCATCATGCACAAGAGACGCCATATGAATGAGTTCAAGCGGCACCGCCACATATTTTAACCGTTCAATGTCATACGCACCGAACTTCCCACCAAGAAGCACAAAGACAGGGCGGATCCGTTTCCCCCCTGCTTTGAGCAGATGGCTGGCCGTCTTTTGCAGTACAGGCTCGGCTGTATCAATTGCACGGTCCAGCTCACGTTCGATTTTGTTCATATCCGCTCGAAACGGAAAAAATATATCTGCTAGTTTCATTACGCTCCACCCAACCCGTACTGTATTGCCTATGCGCGCTACACAGCCGGCTGGGCCGAATCTGGGTCCCACACTTCTACTTTTGCAGGCTCTGCCAGCAGACCAAGATCAGCCGCACACGCATAGTAATATTCCAGACCTTTTTTATGTTCTGTCGTAAAATTATAAGACAAATGCCCGGCATAATACTTCTTCCAAAATGGTTCAGTTCCACCGAACTCCTCTTTCACCTGGCGGATCACTTCATCCAGTTCGGCCAGTCCTTTTTTCTTACTGTGTAAAAATTCATGATGCACACGACGGAGAAGTTCCGGCTTCTGGTGTGCCGTTTCCCGACGTACCGCCCATACGGCATACGTCATCCACATGCCCGTATGCCGATACCACATCTCACCCAGGTCATACATATAATACCCCGGGTTATTCCACGATGCCAGCAACGCATCATCCCCGATCAGAAGCGCTCCATCCGCCTGACTCATCATCACTTCCAGATTTGAAGCCATCGTCGTATACACCGGATTCATGCCTTCGAATGTCTGCAGAATAATTCGCAGCAAATTCACCGAGGTTGCCGATGTGTCAGTCAATGCAATATGTGGTTCATGCAAATCGGCAAGGGGCCGCTTTGTGAACAAAAAGATCGAGCCAACCGGACCGTGTGAACTAATCGACAAATCCGGCAACACTTCATACGCTTTATAATTACGTCCATATTCAAAAGATGAAACCGGCCCCGCATCAATCGTCCCCTCTGCCATACCTTTATTTAGCTGCGATGGCACCTGCGGGATAAGTTCTACCTGATTGTCTCCGAATTCATCCAACCGAAAAAAATGATAAATAGGACGAATATTTGTAAATGAAATCTTGCTAATTCTCATACCTGTCATGAAGCTCACTCTCCCCAGCGGCGAAATAAGTCATGTGGCACGTCCAATGTGTCCAAAATTTTGCCAACCATAAAATTAACCAGATCATCCATCGTCTGCGGCTTGTGATAATATCCCGGCATCGCCGGTACGATGTGCGCTCCTACCTGCGCCAGCTTCGTCATATTCTCGAGCTGAATCACATTAAGCGGTGTTTCACGCGGCACAATGACCAGTTTCTTGCCTTCTTTGAGCATAACGTCAGCTGTACGTTCCAGCAGATTCCCGGATGCGCCATGCGCGATGCCAGATAGTGTGCCCATTGAACATGGCACGATGACCATCGCGTCGCTCCGATATGAACCACTTGCCACCGGCGCGGTGAAATCCCGCAGTGTGTGGTAATGCAGCTCACCCGCTTCTGTCGGAAACTGCTCAGCAAGTATACGTTCCCGATCTGTCGTATCAAAGCCAAGTTCCTCATGGAATACTTGCCAGCCTGCTTCGGTCACAATGAGGTGCACTTTATAATCATGACGCAAAAGTTCCTGTGTCAACCTAA
It contains:
- a CDS encoding UbiX family flavin prenyltransferase; the encoded protein is MRKIFVVGITGASGAVYGIRLTQELLRHDYKVHLIVTEAGWQVFHEELGFDTTDRERILAEQFPTEAGELHYHTLRDFTAPVASGSYRSDAMVIVPCSMGTLSGIAHGASGNLLERTADVMLKEGKKLVIVPRETPLNVIQLENMTKLAQVGAHIVPAMPGYYHKPQTMDDLVNFMVGKILDTLDVPHDLFRRWGE
- a CDS encoding menaquinone biosynthetic enzyme MqnA/MqnD family protein encodes the protein MTGMRISKISFTNIRPIYHFFRLDEFGDNQVELIPQVPSQLNKGMAEGTIDAGPVSSFEYGRNYKAYEVLPDLSISSHGPVGSIFLFTKRPLADLHEPHIALTDTSATSVNLLRIILQTFEGMNPVYTTMASNLEVMMSQADGALLIGDDALLASWNNPGYYMYDLGEMWYRHTGMWMTYAVWAVRRETAHQKPELLRRVHHEFLHSKKKGLAELDEVIRQVKEEFGGTEPFWKKYYAGHLSYNFTTEHKKGLEYYYACAADLGLLAEPAKVEVWDPDSAQPAV
- the ndk gene encoding nucleoside-diphosphate kinase — encoded protein: MAKQRTFIMAKPDAVQRNLIGEIMNRFERKGFHLIGAKLMNVPRELAEEHYAEHNAKPFFGELVDFITSGAVFAMVWEGENVIATARNMMGKTNPAEAAPGTIRGDFGISMGMNIIHGSDAPETAEREISLWFNQADLHEYEKTINKWI
- the hepT gene encoding heptaprenyl diphosphate synthase component II; amino-acid sequence: MKLADIFFPFRADMNKIERELDRAIDTAEPVLQKTASHLLKAGGKRIRPVFVLLGGKFGAYDIERLKYVAVPLELIHMASLVHDDVIDDAELRRGKPTVKAKWDNKIAMYTGDYIFARALMIAAELTDPRIHRILSRAIVEMSIGEIEQIRDFNNWDQGLRHYLRRIRRKTALLIAVSCQLGAIATGAPDSAVRSLYLYGYNVGMAFQITDDILDFTGDEKTLGKPAGSDLRQGNITLPALYMHKQSTHADEFHRLAEDPAQIERVIEFVRNGEGLAFTQRLAERYLDRALAALDGLPAGRDRDALGKIARFIGERKF